The proteins below come from a single Phocoena sinus isolate mPhoSin1 chromosome 2, mPhoSin1.pri, whole genome shotgun sequence genomic window:
- the LOC116747271 gene encoding 60S ribosomal protein L30-like, protein MRAFLLPSHLGSCSKKSLELLNSRLQLVMKSGKYVLGYKQTLKMIRQGKVKLVSLANDCPALRKSEIEYYAMLAKTGVHHHTSNNIDLGTACGKYYRVCTLAIIDPGDSVIIRSMPEQTGEK, encoded by the coding sequence ATGAGAGCCTTCTTGCTCCCCAGCCATCTTGGCAGCTGCTCGAAAAAGTCACTGGAGTTGCTCAACTCTAGGCTCCAACTCGTTATGAAAAGTGGAAAGTATGTGCTGGGGTACAAGCAGACTCTGAAAATGATCAGACAAGGCAAAGTGAAACTGGTCAGCCTTGCCAACGACTGCCCAGCCTTGAGGAAATCTGAAATAGAGTATTATGCCATGTTGGCCAAAACTGGTGTCCATCACCACACTAGCAATAATATTGACTTGGGCACAGCGTGTGGAAAATACTACAGAGTATGCACACTGGCTATCATTGATCCAGGTGATTCTGTTATCATTAGAAGCATGCCAGAACAGACTGGTGAAAAGTAA